From the genome of Triticum aestivum cultivar Chinese Spring chromosome 3B, IWGSC CS RefSeq v2.1, whole genome shotgun sequence, one region includes:
- the LOC123066574 gene encoding B3 domain-containing protein Os03g0620400 isoform X1, translating into MREALEGHSAFVLGSGFARMEELSDYGCFEFFMIILPNFLKKLRLPDKFAAVLDGREPHEVRLREAGCRHRLWDVEVVFDADRHMYLRRGWEQFAHAHDLRLGHFLVLSYDDRRHAVLTVKVFDGSMCRRHYQHGDVVENPSADESVQLNDLQMPSKDYFLSGKCDLTVAQTAKIHELVNEIQPKIPVFIVQIKKSNINRRGTLGISKEYALKYFPCEDTNIILQLPRKNKAWKCILHIRPSGICNPGRRSLNWGPFACDNDVREGDIFLFQPMTNVKQRRFLVTVHLIHTATRDHSPSGRTFIGTNRGTTSAKMGGVKEEPPTNGDEYSSEHGEHEVSEDSERASEPLFILADRASLTPAQNMKCLEKVEEIKFKPPFYVAIMSKSSVCQRGSRCSAKLHFGSQYAATYLVQKFAAGLHHGENSPINLVLQREGKSRSWPTKLQCKYRMRDTSNHMTYLNGWPSFARDNHLREGDICLFKLMDSEEQLSMMVYIVRH; encoded by the exons ATGAGAGAAGCTTTGGAAGGACATTCTGCATTCGTGCTAGGCAGCGGTTTCGCTAGGATGGAAGAACTGTCAGACTATGGATGTTTTGAGTTCTTCATGATCATACTTCCTAATTTCTTGAAGAAACTA AGGCTTCCTGACAAGTTTGCTGCGGTGCTCGACGGCCGTGAGCCCCATGAAGTGAGGCTACGGGAGGCCGGTTGCCGGCATCGCTTGTGGGATGTTGAAGTAGTGTTCGACGCCGACCGCCACATGTACCTGAGGCGCGGCTGGGAGCAGTTTGCCCATGCACATGATCTGCGGCTCGGGCACTTCCTCGTCTTAAGCTATGACGACCGCCGCCACGCCgtgctcaccgtgaaggtgttcgaTGGAAGCATGTGTCGCAGGCACTATCAGCATGGCGATGTTGTTG AGAATCCATCTGCAGATGAGTCGGTGCAGTTGAATGATCTTCAGATGCCCTCGAAGGACTATTTCTTATCAGGGAAATGTGATCTTACAGTAGCACAGACGGCAAAAATACATGAATTAGTCAATGAAATTCAACCTAAAATTCCAGTGTTTATTGTACAGATAAAGAAGAGCAATATAAACCGGCGTGGTACTCTG GGGATATCTAAGGAATATGCTCTCAAATACTTTCCATGTGAAGATACAAATATCATTCTCCAGTTGCCTAGGAAAAACAAGGCTTGGAAATGCATATTGCATATCAGGCCATCCGGCATATGTAATCCAGGTCGGCGCAGCCTTAATTGGGGCCCCTTTGCTTGTGACAATGATGTGAGGGAGGGTGATATCTTCCTCTTTCAACCAATGACAAATGTGAAGCAGAGAAGATTCCTAGTGACCGTACATCTAATTCACACTGCGACCCGTGATCATTCTCCTTCTGGAAGAACCTTCATTGGCACAAATCGCGGAACTACAAGTGCCAAGATGGGCGgtgtgaaggaggaaccacccacCAATG GTGACGAGTACTCTTCGGAACATGGAGAGCATGAAGTCTCTGAGGATTCCGAGCGAGCTTCTGAGCCTCTCTTCATCCTGGCTGACAGAGCTTCTCTAACACCAGCACAGAATATGAAATGTCTGGAGAAAGTTGAGGAGATTAAGTTCAAACCGCCCTTTTATGTTGCTATCATGAGCAAAAGCAGTGTGTGTCAGCGTGGCAGCCGATGTTCTGCGAAGCTA CACTTTGGCTCTCAGTACGCGGCCACATATCTAGTCCAGAAGTTTGCTGCTGGCCttcatcatggagagaatagtccAATCAATTTGGTGCTTCAGCGGGAGGGGAAGAGCAGATCATGGCCTACCAAGCTGCAATGTAAGTATCGCATGCGAGACACGAGCAATCATATGACCTATCTCAATGGATGGCCGTCTTTTGCCCGCGACAACCACCTGCGGGAGGGGGACATCTGTCTCTTCAAGCTGATGGATAGTGAGGAGCAGCTGAGTATGATGGTCTACATCGTCCGCCACTAG
- the LOC123066574 gene encoding B3 domain-containing protein Os03g0620400 isoform X2, producing the protein MYLRRGWEQFAHAHDLRLGHFLVLSYDDRRHAVLTVKVFDGSMCRRHYQHGDVVENPSADESVQLNDLQMPSKDYFLSGKCDLTVAQTAKIHELVNEIQPKIPVFIVQIKKSNINRRGTLGISKEYALKYFPCEDTNIILQLPRKNKAWKCILHIRPSGICNPGRRSLNWGPFACDNDVREGDIFLFQPMTNVKQRRFLVTVHLIHTATRDHSPSGRTFIGTNRGTTSAKMGGVKEEPPTNGDEYSSEHGEHEVSEDSERASEPLFILADRASLTPAQNMKCLEKVEEIKFKPPFYVAIMSKSSVCQRGSRCSAKLHFGSQYAATYLVQKFAAGLHHGENSPINLVLQREGKSRSWPTKLQCKYRMRDTSNHMTYLNGWPSFARDNHLREGDICLFKLMDSEEQLSMMVYIVRH; encoded by the exons ATGTACCTGAGGCGCGGCTGGGAGCAGTTTGCCCATGCACATGATCTGCGGCTCGGGCACTTCCTCGTCTTAAGCTATGACGACCGCCGCCACGCCgtgctcaccgtgaaggtgttcgaTGGAAGCATGTGTCGCAGGCACTATCAGCATGGCGATGTTGTTG AGAATCCATCTGCAGATGAGTCGGTGCAGTTGAATGATCTTCAGATGCCCTCGAAGGACTATTTCTTATCAGGGAAATGTGATCTTACAGTAGCACAGACGGCAAAAATACATGAATTAGTCAATGAAATTCAACCTAAAATTCCAGTGTTTATTGTACAGATAAAGAAGAGCAATATAAACCGGCGTGGTACTCTG GGGATATCTAAGGAATATGCTCTCAAATACTTTCCATGTGAAGATACAAATATCATTCTCCAGTTGCCTAGGAAAAACAAGGCTTGGAAATGCATATTGCATATCAGGCCATCCGGCATATGTAATCCAGGTCGGCGCAGCCTTAATTGGGGCCCCTTTGCTTGTGACAATGATGTGAGGGAGGGTGATATCTTCCTCTTTCAACCAATGACAAATGTGAAGCAGAGAAGATTCCTAGTGACCGTACATCTAATTCACACTGCGACCCGTGATCATTCTCCTTCTGGAAGAACCTTCATTGGCACAAATCGCGGAACTACAAGTGCCAAGATGGGCGgtgtgaaggaggaaccacccacCAATG GTGACGAGTACTCTTCGGAACATGGAGAGCATGAAGTCTCTGAGGATTCCGAGCGAGCTTCTGAGCCTCTCTTCATCCTGGCTGACAGAGCTTCTCTAACACCAGCACAGAATATGAAATGTCTGGAGAAAGTTGAGGAGATTAAGTTCAAACCGCCCTTTTATGTTGCTATCATGAGCAAAAGCAGTGTGTGTCAGCGTGGCAGCCGATGTTCTGCGAAGCTA CACTTTGGCTCTCAGTACGCGGCCACATATCTAGTCCAGAAGTTTGCTGCTGGCCttcatcatggagagaatagtccAATCAATTTGGTGCTTCAGCGGGAGGGGAAGAGCAGATCATGGCCTACCAAGCTGCAATGTAAGTATCGCATGCGAGACACGAGCAATCATATGACCTATCTCAATGGATGGCCGTCTTTTGCCCGCGACAACCACCTGCGGGAGGGGGACATCTGTCTCTTCAAGCTGATGGATAGTGAGGAGCAGCTGAGTATGATGGTCTACATCGTCCGCCACTAG